Proteins from a genomic interval of Medicago truncatula cultivar Jemalong A17 chromosome 3, MtrunA17r5.0-ANR, whole genome shotgun sequence:
- the LOC11421455 gene encoding U-box domain-containing protein 52: MSLQEPSGPPQQNVTMVAVDKGKSSAYAFRWAIRCIDNPIIIAVHVKNKNLLNQGTNVYPPDEDEVAQIFNNLRALCPSKMVTMKEVVVDDQDVVKGLLDFANRNLVHSLVIGASTKNLMPSLKKFKASQDIPTSIIKSAPGYCSVYIISKLKIVSTRPAVREIGNQIIPTKQLAVQVSPEFESGIRSIQPRTSGTNEGSESRSFDSISTVKGPARDRPRSAGSNQSMDNIDPSGGRGRHWASMDEREIAALGPIVDVNRHELYLIDSFGTHPTSHTSKELEAEMKRLRLELKQTMDMYSSACKQAISAKNQAEQIRRWKEEEGRKVVEVRLSQEAALAIAEREKAKAKAALEAAEEAKRKAEQEAQRRKEAEMKARKEAEERNKVLNALAQNDNRYRKYTMMEIEVATERFSPSKKLGEGGYGPVFKGHLHHTPVAVKLLNPEAAQGRKQFNQEVEVLSSIRHPNMVLLLGACPEHCCLVYEYMENGTLEDRLFRKNNSKPLSWQKRFKIAAEIATALLFLHQTKPEPIVHRDLKPSNILLDKNYVSKVADVGLARLVPPSVADSVTQYYMTSAAGTFCYIDPEYQQTGMLTPKSDIYSLGIMLLQIITARPPMGLSHHVKRAIEKDQFSEILDSAVTDWPVEEALSFAKLALNCAELCKKDRPNLASVVLPELNRLRGLGFNDNQVFTDTKNNSHSLRPPMPT, encoded by the exons ATGTCTCTTCAAGAGCCATCTGGTCCCCCACAACAAAATGTAACAATGGTGGCTGTTGACAAAGGCAAGAGCAGTGCATATGCTTTTCGTTGGGCCATTAGATGTATCGATAATCCTATCATTATTGCTGTccatgttaaaaacaaaaatttacttaacc AGGGCACAAATGTTTATCCACCAGATGAAGACGAAGTAGCTCAAATTTTCAATAACTTACGTGCATTGTGTCCAAGTAAAATG GTCACCATGAAAGAAGTTGTAGTtgatgatcaagatgttgtgaAAGGACTATTAGATTTTGCAAACAGAAATCTCGTACATAGTCTTGTTATTGGTGCATCAACTAAGAACCTTATGCCAAG tctaaaaaaatttaaagccTCTCAAGATATACCaacaagcataatcaaatcagCACCAGGTTATTGCTCTGTGTACATAATTTCCAAATTGAAGATTGTATCAACTCGACCCGCGGTACGAGAAATAGGAAACCAGATTATTCCAACAAAACAATTAGCTGTTCAAGTATCCCCTGAATTTGAAAGTGGAATAAG GTCAATACAACCTAGAACTAGTGGCACTAATGAAGGATCAGAATCAAGGTCTTTTGATAGCATTAGTACGGTAAAAGGACCGGCACGTGACAGGCCGAGGAGTGCAGGAAGTAATCAATCAATGGACAACATTGATCCATCTGGTGGTCGTGGAAGACATTGGGCATCAATGGACGAAAGAGAAATTGCAGCACTCGGGCCAATTGTCGATGTAAACAGGCATGAATTGTATCTAATAGATTCCTTTGGGACACATCCAACCTCGCACACCTCG AAAGAACTTGAAGCTGAGATGAAAAGATTGAGGCTTGAATTGAAGCAAACTATGGACATGTACAGCTCAGCTTGCAAACAAGCAATATCAGCAAAAAATCAG GCAGAACAAATTCGTAGATGGAAAGAGGAAGAGGGACGAAAGGTTGTGGAAGTTAGGTTATCTCAGGAGGCAGCTCTAGCAATAGCAGAAAGGGAGAAGGCTAAAGCCAAAGCTGCATTGGAAGCAGCAGAGGAAGCCAAGAGGAAGGCTGAACAGGAGGCACAAAGAAGAAAGGAGGCAGAGATGAAGGCTAGGAAAGAGGCAGAAGAGAGGAATAAAGTATTGAATGCATTGGCTCAAAATGATAATCGATATAGAAAATACACTATGATGGAGATTGAAGTTGCTACCGAGAGATTCTCACCATCAAAGAAACTAGGTGAAGGTGGATACGGACCTGTGTTTAAAGGTCACCTTCATCACACACCAGTTGCAGTCAAACTCTTAAATCCTGAAGCTGCTCAAGGCAGGAAGCAATTCAACCAAGAG GTTGAGGTACTAAGCAGTATTAGACATCCAAATATGGTCCTCCTCCTTGGAGCATGTCCTGAGCATTGTTGTTTGGTGTATGAGTACATGGAAAACGGTACCTTAGAAGATAGATTATTTCGGAAAAATAACTCTAAGCCTCTATCATGGCAAAAAAGGTTCAAAATAGCAGCTGAGATTGCAACTGCACTTCTTTTCCTTCACCAAACAAAGCCAGAGCCAATCGTGCATCGAGACCTTAAACCATCAAACATTTTGTTAGACAAAAATTACGTGAGCAAAGTCGCTGATGTCGGTCTCGCAAGATTAGTTCCTCCTTCTGTAGCTGACAGCGTGACACAATATTACATGACTTCAGCTGCTGGAACATTTTGTTATATTGATCCCGAGTATCAACAAACAGGAATGTTAACACCAAAATCAGATATATATTCATTAGGGATAATGCTACTGCAGATAATCACAGCCAGGCCTCCTATGGGACTTTCTCATCATGTTAAAAGGGCAATTGAAAAGGACCAGTTTTCAGAGATTCTTGATTCTGCGGTGACTGATTGGCCAGTTGAAGAGGCTCTATCATTTGCAAAATTAGCATTGAATTGTGCAGAACTCTGCAAGAAAGATAGGCCAAATCTTGCATCAGTTGTGCTTCCAGAGCTTAATAGATTAAGAGGCCTTGGATTTAATGATAATCAAGTTTTTACTGATACTAAGAATAATAGCCATTCACTACGACCTCCTATGCCTACCTGA